Proteins found in one Paenibacillus sp. FSL R10-2782 genomic segment:
- a CDS encoding iron-hydroxamate ABC transporter substrate-binding protein, with the protein MKKLFIPLVLLLVVVLSACGGNQANHTQNSKSSSSEAASDSKSESTTFVYQSENGPVEVPTHPQRVVVLTRFLTGNVMALGVPLVGVDEMSKTNPNFEEKLEGAEAVTDESLEKIIELNPDLIIGLSDIKNVDKFKQIAPTVTYTYGKVDFLTQQREIGKLLNKEKEAQAWADDFTARAQKAGKEIKAKIGADATVSVIETFNKQLYVYGDNFGRGTEILYQEFGLAMPKKVKEATQKEGYLALSTEVMKDYLGDYVIFSKNADEDNSFQNTETYKNIPAVKNQRVFEADAKAFYFNDPLSMEYQLKFFIQHFLGQ; encoded by the coding sequence ATGAAAAAGCTTTTTATTCCGCTGGTACTTTTACTTGTGGTTGTATTGAGTGCTTGTGGCGGAAACCAAGCGAACCATACCCAGAATAGTAAAAGTTCGTCCTCTGAGGCTGCTTCGGACTCTAAATCGGAATCTACCACATTCGTCTACCAATCCGAGAATGGCCCCGTGGAGGTTCCGACCCATCCACAACGCGTCGTTGTGCTTACCAGGTTCTTAACAGGTAACGTTATGGCGCTCGGTGTGCCTCTGGTCGGTGTGGACGAAATGTCCAAGACCAACCCGAATTTTGAAGAGAAGCTCGAAGGCGCCGAGGCGGTTACAGATGAAAGTCTGGAGAAGATCATCGAGTTGAATCCGGATCTTATTATCGGGCTTTCAGATATTAAGAACGTCGATAAATTTAAGCAAATCGCTCCTACTGTCACTTATACATATGGCAAGGTGGATTTCTTAACCCAGCAACGTGAAATCGGAAAATTGTTGAATAAAGAAAAAGAAGCACAAGCCTGGGCCGATGATTTTACAGCCCGTGCTCAAAAAGCCGGAAAAGAAATCAAGGCGAAAATCGGTGCAGATGCGACGGTTTCCGTTATCGAAACATTCAATAAGCAACTCTATGTCTATGGCGATAACTTTGGCCGCGGAACCGAAATTCTCTATCAGGAGTTCGGACTCGCCATGCCGAAGAAAGTCAAGGAGGCGACCCAGAAAGAAGGCTATCTTGCCTTATCGACGGAGGTTATGAAAGATTACCTAGGTGACTATGTCATTTTTAGTAAAAACGCGGATGAGGATAATTCGTTCCAGAATACCGAAACGTACAAGAATATTCCCGCTGTCAAGAATCAACGTGTCTTCGAGGCCGACGCGAAGGCGTTCTACTTTAACGATCCACTGAGTATGGAATACCAATTGAAATTTTTCATTCAACATTTTCTCGGTCAGTAA
- a CDS encoding iron ABC transporter permease, giving the protein MKIKQHAFPFAYKLLGSVLALILCFIISMIFGAAETTLHDLWLALTSGTKDDKILILREIRLPRELAAMLVGAAFAVSGAIMQGVTRNPLADPGLLGLTSGANMALALAFVFIPGINYFGIMVACFLGAALGAVLVIVLGSMRRGHLSPIRIVLAGAAVSAFLYAISDGVSIAFKISKDVSMWTAGGLIGTTWGQIQAIAPVILIGIVAALILSNQLSILSLSDEVAAGLGQNLLRIKFILFVLVIVITGASVALVGNMAFVGLMIPHIVRKMVGTDYRYILPFSIFVGATFLLLADTLGRTINAPYETPVAAIVAMLGLPFFLLVVRRGGKAFL; this is encoded by the coding sequence ATGAAGATTAAACAACATGCTTTTCCCTTTGCATATAAGCTTCTTGGCAGCGTGCTGGCGCTCATTTTGTGTTTCATCATTTCAATGATATTCGGTGCAGCGGAAACGACGCTCCACGACCTGTGGCTTGCTCTCACCTCGGGTACCAAGGATGACAAGATTCTCATCCTGCGTGAGATTCGGCTACCCCGCGAGCTGGCGGCGATGCTGGTTGGTGCCGCTTTTGCTGTGTCCGGTGCTATTATGCAGGGAGTTACCCGCAATCCACTGGCTGATCCAGGCTTGCTGGGCCTGACTTCCGGCGCCAATATGGCACTCGCATTGGCTTTCGTATTCATCCCCGGGATCAACTACTTCGGTATCATGGTTGCCTGCTTTCTCGGTGCTGCTCTGGGAGCAGTGTTAGTCATTGTCCTTGGCTCAATGCGCCGAGGACACCTGTCCCCGATCCGAATCGTTCTGGCGGGAGCGGCTGTCTCTGCGTTTTTGTATGCCATCTCGGATGGCGTCAGCATCGCTTTCAAGATTTCAAAGGACGTATCCATGTGGACCGCCGGGGGCCTGATTGGAACGACATGGGGGCAAATACAGGCCATTGCGCCAGTGATCCTTATCGGAATTGTGGCAGCTCTGATACTCTCCAACCAATTGAGTATTCTCAGCCTGAGCGATGAGGTGGCGGCAGGATTAGGGCAAAATCTGTTAAGGATCAAATTCATCCTGTTCGTTCTTGTTATTGTGATTACGGGCGCATCGGTCGCGCTTGTTGGAAACATGGCATTTGTGGGGCTGATGATTCCTCACATCGTCCGCAAAATGGTTGGTACCGATTATCGGTATATCCTGCCTTTCTCGATTTTTGTAGGAGCTACGTTCTTGCTGCTTGCAGATACGCTGGGGCGCACGATTAATGCACCTTACGAGACTCCGGTGGCGGCCATCGTGGCGATGCTGGGCTTGCCCTTCTTTCTGCTCGTCGTGCGTAGAGGAGGTAAAGCTTTCTTATGA